One window from the genome of Dyadobacter sp. CECT 9275 encodes:
- a CDS encoding putative toxin-antitoxin system toxin component, PIN family, with protein sequence MRVVIDTNCLRASIPPKSPFYQLYLDFRSGKFDWYVSTEILLEYDEILSHTYSYRTSQFILHQLAVAPNVVFAEPAYKWNLIIGDPDDNKFSDLAISCNADYLVSNDTDFDIFQTIDFPRLTVVTLPNFS encoded by the coding sequence ATGCGGGTGGTCATTGATACAAATTGCCTGAGAGCCTCCATACCGCCCAAGAGTCCTTTCTATCAGCTTTATCTTGATTTTAGATCCGGAAAATTTGACTGGTATGTAAGCACTGAAATATTACTGGAATACGACGAAATACTGTCCCACACCTACTCTTACAGAACTTCACAGTTTATCCTTCATCAACTTGCCGTTGCACCAAATGTAGTATTTGCCGAACCGGCTTATAAATGGAATTTGATCATCGGCGATCCGGACGACAATAAATTTTCGGATTTGGCGATCAGTTGCAATGCGGATTATTTAGTCAGCAACGATACTGATTTTGATATATTTCAAACAATAGACTTCCCTAGGCTAACTGTTGTCACCCTCCCGAACTTTTCTTAA
- a CDS encoding ABC transporter ATP-binding protein — translation MIKLDKISKYYPAGFGKTYVLRHIDLNIKEGEFVSIMGPSGSGKSTLLHILGLLEEPSEGEYLFLDEPVQKLSEKKRTELHRHHIGFVFQAYHLIDELTVYENIETPLLYKGTSSSERKSRVAELLDRFNMVAKKDLFPHQLSGGQQQLVGVARAIVHNPKVIFADEPTGNLHSEQAVEIMELFQKLNQEDKVTIVQVTHSESNAAFGHRVVRLKDGWMA, via the coding sequence ATGATCAAACTAGACAAAATTTCAAAGTATTATCCGGCGGGTTTTGGGAAAACCTACGTATTACGCCACATTGACCTTAATATCAAAGAGGGTGAATTTGTATCCATCATGGGGCCTTCGGGGTCCGGGAAGTCTACACTTTTGCATATTCTCGGGTTGCTTGAAGAACCCTCAGAAGGAGAGTACCTGTTTCTGGATGAGCCGGTTCAGAAGTTATCCGAGAAAAAACGGACAGAATTACACCGCCATCATATCGGATTTGTATTTCAGGCATATCACCTCATTGATGAGCTGACAGTATACGAGAACATTGAAACGCCGCTGTTATATAAAGGTACCTCGTCTTCGGAACGTAAAAGCAGAGTAGCCGAGCTCCTCGACCGTTTTAACATGGTTGCGAAAAAAGACCTTTTTCCGCATCAGCTTTCCGGCGGGCAGCAGCAGCTTGTGGGAGTGGCCAGGGCAATTGTACATAACCCCAAAGTAATATTTGCTGATGAACCCACGGGAAATCTGCATTCGGAACAGGCTGTTGAAATTATGGAACTTTTTCAGAAACTCAATCAGGAGGATAAAGTAACAATTGTTCAGGTAACACATTCAGAATCGAACGCCGCGTTCGGGCATAGGGTAGTAAGGCTTAAAGATGGCTGGATGGCCTGA
- a CDS encoding MFS transporter, producing the protein MKTVSQQDPYAALRYSDFRFFISNTFLFSATILIQEVIVAYELYKMTHDPLALGLIGLAEVVPFIITSLFGGYVADQKNKITIMHISLVVIILGSVILYTVFQPGIYNAMTRGEHLAAIYAVFALIGFAKGFYSPASSSLKPFLVPRTIYHNSSTWSSSFWQAGSITGPAIAGFLYAYIGLTHTLLLVITSFIVCWILLGMIKTRPEFPKITTPILESLKEGFRFVFRTRIVLYAISLDLFSVLFGGVVAILPVFAEDILKVGPEGLGVLRAAPSVGSLLTMFLMAYFPPTHNAWRNMLLAVAGFGLFTVIFAISTNFLLSCAALFATGAFDSVSVIVRQTILQIYPPDEMRGRVAAVNGMFVSSSNELGAFESGVMAKAFGTVPSVMVGGVVTMAVVTWIYLRSKDLFSVRLS; encoded by the coding sequence TTGAAAACCGTATCACAACAGGACCCTTACGCGGCACTCCGTTACTCCGACTTCCGTTTTTTTATCTCCAATACCTTTTTGTTTTCAGCCACCATCCTCATCCAGGAGGTGATCGTTGCCTATGAGTTGTATAAAATGACACACGATCCCCTGGCCTTGGGGCTCATCGGTCTGGCAGAGGTAGTACCTTTTATCATCACGTCATTATTCGGAGGGTATGTGGCCGACCAGAAAAACAAAATTACGATTATGCACATCAGCCTGGTGGTCATTATCTTAGGCTCTGTGATTTTGTATACCGTTTTCCAGCCGGGTATTTATAACGCAATGACACGTGGCGAGCACCTGGCAGCCATTTATGCAGTCTTTGCACTCATCGGTTTTGCCAAAGGTTTCTACTCTCCCGCTTCCAGTTCGCTCAAACCTTTTCTGGTACCTCGTACCATTTACCACAATTCCTCCACCTGGAGCAGCTCATTCTGGCAGGCAGGTTCTATTACCGGTCCGGCCATTGCAGGTTTTCTGTATGCGTACATCGGGCTGACACACACATTATTGCTGGTAATAACCAGTTTCATAGTATGCTGGATATTATTAGGAATGATTAAAACCCGGCCCGAATTCCCAAAAATTACCACGCCCATCCTGGAAAGCCTCAAAGAAGGTTTCCGTTTTGTGTTCAGGACCCGGATTGTGCTTTACGCGATATCTCTTGATTTATTCTCGGTACTCTTTGGCGGAGTGGTGGCTATTCTTCCCGTTTTTGCAGAAGATATTTTAAAGGTGGGCCCCGAGGGCCTGGGTGTTTTACGAGCGGCTCCCTCGGTAGGGTCTTTACTGACCATGTTCCTGATGGCCTACTTCCCTCCTACTCACAACGCCTGGCGCAACATGCTGCTTGCGGTGGCTGGCTTTGGGCTTTTTACAGTCATTTTTGCGATATCTACCAATTTTCTTTTATCCTGTGCCGCACTTTTCGCTACCGGCGCATTTGACAGTGTCAGTGTAATTGTCCGCCAGACCATACTCCAGATATACCCTCCGGATGAGATGCGCGGGCGCGTTGCGGCCGTAAATGGCATGTTTGTAAGCTCATCCAATGAGCTCGGTGCGTTTGAGTCCGGTGTAATGGCCAAAGCATTTGGTACAGTACCTTCCGTAATGGTGGGTGGTGTAGTGACAATGGCTGTGGTAACCTGGATCTATTTAAGGTCTAAAGACTTGTTTTCGGTCAGGTTGAGCTGA